The genome window CAAATAGTTTTAGTCAACTTGGAGGAACAAGTAGTTTTTCAAGTTATAGAGTGCAGCCAAGATATGTAATTCTAAGTTTGAAATATACTTTGTAAAATATTGTAATAAAAAAGTCCCGATTTCATCGGGACTTTTTTATTTTAATTTTTCTTCAATAGCTTTAAGTCGTTTTTCTAAAGCCTCATTTTTTTGCTTTTCAAGTTCTAATTCTTGTTTTAATGCTTCAATAGTTTTTTGCTGCTCTTGTATCGATTTAACAATAGGAACAACAAATTCGGCATATCTTAAACTGTAAAAATCATTGCTGTTTTTAGGTGTGTCAACTCCGCTAAAATCATAATTAACATTTTTTGCAGATTGTTCTACATCTTGAGCTAAAAATCCTGAATATCTTATGTTGTTATAAGAACCATTTGGATCAATACGTTTGAAATTGTAGTTGTAGGTTACGGGTTTTAATTGTAAAATGAAATCCAATCCTACAACATTTTCTTTGATATTTTCTTTTAATCTAGCGTCAGATATGCTAGACCACCCCACAGCTCCACCAATACTTGTAATGCCAAAGTTTCCAAATCGAATTTGATTGTCTCCAGATATGTAAGTATTGTATCCTATTGCAGTAGAATTATTGTATTCGCCAGCATTATAAGCGTTATAGCCAATAGAAGTATTGTAATTTCCGCTCACATTTGAATTTAAAGTATTGTTTCCAACGCCAACATTGTAAGAGCCATTGTTGTTTAATAAGCTATTATTTCCAATAGAGGTGTTGTTATTTCCGGAGTTGTTATTTGTTAGTGCGTTTGTGCCAATACTTAAGTTGTTCTCGCCATTAATGTTGTTTTTAGAAGCATCTTTCCCAATACCAATATTGTTGCTTCCTGTCTTGTTGTTTTCTAATGAACTTGAGCCAAAAGCAACATTGTTTGTTCCTGTTGTGTTTGATTTTAAAGAGAGTTCACCATAGGCAGAGTTGTAACTTCCTGTGTTAAAGTAAAGCGATTCATTACCAAATGCGGAATTTCCTGTGCCGTTTGTTAAAGAATATAATGCGTTGTTTCCAAAAGCACTATTTTTATTTCCATTTACATTATTGTAAAGACTATTGTAGCCAGATGCGGTATTATTTGAGCCAGAATCGTTATTGTACAAGGAATTGTTTCCAAGGGCAGTATTTTGATTTCCAGTTTTTGATTTATACAACGAATACGAACCTAAACTTGTGTTTTGGTTTCCAATAGTGTTGTTGTTTAAAGAGTTATTCCCGATTGCAGTATTTTGATTTCCAGTTGTGTTAAAATTTAATGATGCAAGGCCAACAGCTACATTGTTGTTTCCTGTTGAATTTGTCGTCAAAGTATATGATCCAATTCCTGTATTGTTATTACCACTAGAGTTGCTGTATAAAGAATACGTTCCAATAGCAACATTGTAATTCCCATTGGTATTACTATACAAACTATTGTTCCCAATCGCAGAATTTTCATTTCCGTTGATATTCATTAACAATGAATTTGATCCAATTGAAGTGTTCGAGTTTCCAGTAGTATTATTGTTTAAAGAATATATTCCTAATGCTGTGTTGGAGTTTCCTACGGTATTGTTTACCATGGCTTGAGCACCCATTGCGCTGTTAGAATAACCAGTAGTGTTGTTTTTTAATGTGTTAAATCCAATAGCTGTGTTTGAATTTCCATTTGTTGTATTACTTAAGGTAAAACTTCCAAATGCTGTATTATTAGAACTACTACCAACAGGTTTGTATGAGTTATTACCAAATGAGGTGTTACTTTGACTAATTATCCCAGAATGATTGTTGTTTCTTTTAAAAATTAAATCAGTATTATCTTTAGTTCCAATATAATTGTTGTTTGGATTTGTATTGCTATTTCCACTTATTAACCAAACATTTTTAGTGTTGGTTACCGATTTCCATTCAGTATTGTTGTTATCCCAATAATAAAATCCTGGCTCATTATTCCCTACGGTTGTTGTTAAATAAACGAGTAATCCGTTTTGATTGTTGCCTGGGTTGATACTAGGAAAACTACTGACTCTAGGAATAAGAATTCCATCAGTATTGTTTGGATTAGATAAATTGCTGGCTTGAATATCAAGAGTAGCATTAGGATTGGTAGTGTTAATACCAACTTGTGAAAAGGAAATTAGGTTACTTGAAATAGCTATAAAAAGTAATACAATTCTTAAGGTTTGCATTAAAAATATTTTTTGCTAATGTATAAAATATGTAATAAAAAACCCATTTATTTTTTAATAAATGGGTTTTAATTGTTTTATATTCAATAGTTTGTTAAATATTAAAAGCAGCTTTTACTTTATCTACGAAGTCTAACTTTTCCCAAGTAAATAATTCAACTGTTAATGTTTTGCTTTCTCCACCTGGAGCAGTAAACGTTTTAGTTACAGTTTCAGGAGTTCTTCCCATGTGTCCGTAAGCAGCAGTTTCGCTATAAATAGGGTTTCTTAATTTTAAACGTTGTTCAATAAAGTAAGGACGCATATCAAAAATACCTTCAACTACTTTACTGATTTCTCCGTCAGTTAAATTTACTTTAGAAGTTCCGTAAGTGTTTACGTTGATAGATGTAGGTTGAGCAACACCAATTGCATAAGAAACTTGTACTAAAATTTCATCAGCAACACCAGCAGCTACTAAGTTTTTAGCGATATGACGAGTTGCATAAGCAGCAGAACGGTCTACTTTAGATGGATCTTTTCCTGAGAAAGCACCACCACCGTGAGCTCCTTTTCCACCGTAAGTATCTACGATAATTTTTCTTCCAGTTAAACCAGTATCTCCGTGAGGACCTCCAATTACGAATTTTCCTGTTGGGTTAATGTGGTATTTAATAGCATCATTAAATAAATGAGCATATTGAGGGTTTTTAGCAATTACTCTCGGAATTAAAATCTCAATAATATCTTTTTTGATTTTAGCTAACATTGTTGGTTCGTCAGCAAAATCATCATGTTGAGTAGAAACTACGATAGCATCAATACGAACTGGTTTGTTATCATCAGAATATTCTAAAGTAACTTGCGATTTTGCATCAGGACGTAAATAAGTGATTGCTGCATTTTCTCTTCTTAAATCAGCTAATTCTTGAAGAATTTGATGAGATAATTTTAATGCTAAAGGCATAAAATCAGCAGTTTCGTTAGTTGCATAACCAAACATCATTCCTTGGTCACCAGCTCCTTGCTCTTCTTTGCTTGCTCTATCAACACCTTGATTAATATCGGCAGATTGTTCGTGAATTGCTGATAAAACACCACATGAATTAGCTTCAAACATGTATTCGCTTTTTGTATAGCCAATTTTTTTGATTACTTCTCTTGCGATAGTTTGTACATCTAAATATGTGTTTGATTTTACTTCTCCAGCTAAAATTACCTGACCAGTTGTAACTAAAGTTTCACAAGCTACTTTTGACTCTGGGTCAAATGCTAAAAAGTTATCAATTAATGCGTCTGAAATTTGATCCGCAACTTTGTCAGGATGTCCTTCACTCACTGATTCTGACGTAAATAAATAAGCCATAATTAATTATTTTAAAATTTAAGTGAGGAAAAAAAATTGCAGAGATTGCGTAAAGGAGTAAAGATTACTGCTTTAGCATTTTTTTAATGAGGTTGCAATCAGTTCAAATTTTTCCTCTTAGTTTTCGTTTGCAAATGTATGAAATGAAATTGAAATCCAAATAGTTGTTAGCTTTTTTTTAATATTAAAAATTTAAAGTGGGTTTTTTAAATGTACTTGTTTGTAGATTTTTTTTCGGGTCATTCGGTTTTTAAAATGTTTTTTATTCTAAAAAATTAAATTTAAACAACAAAAAACAGAAAAATAATCTATTTATTTTTTTATTGAAGAAAATAATTCTATTTTTGTACCATCAAATTAACAAGAAAAAAAATGATTTTAAACGTTTGCAATATGTGTTGTATCATGTGGAAATTTCTGCA of Flavobacterium channae contains these proteins:
- the metK gene encoding methionine adenosyltransferase; the protein is MAYLFTSESVSEGHPDKVADQISDALIDNFLAFDPESKVACETLVTTGQVILAGEVKSNTYLDVQTIAREVIKKIGYTKSEYMFEANSCGVLSAIHEQSADINQGVDRASKEEQGAGDQGMMFGYATNETADFMPLALKLSHQILQELADLRRENAAITYLRPDAKSQVTLEYSDDNKPVRIDAIVVSTQHDDFADEPTMLAKIKKDIIEILIPRVIAKNPQYAHLFNDAIKYHINPTGKFVIGGPHGDTGLTGRKIIVDTYGGKGAHGGGAFSGKDPSKVDRSAAYATRHIAKNLVAAGVADEILVQVSYAIGVAQPTSINVNTYGTSKVNLTDGEISKVVEGIFDMRPYFIEQRLKLRNPIYSETAAYGHMGRTPETVTKTFTAPGGESKTLTVELFTWEKLDFVDKVKAAFNI
- a CDS encoding tail fiber domain-containing protein, with the translated sequence MQTLRIVLLFIAISSNLISFSQVGINTTNPNATLDIQASNLSNPNNTDGILIPRVSSFPSINPGNNQNGLLVYLTTTVGNNEPGFYYWDNNNTEWKSVTNTKNVWLISGNSNTNPNNNYIGTKDNTDLIFKRNNNHSGIISQSNTSFGNNSYKPVGSSSNNTAFGSFTLSNTTNGNSNTAIGFNTLKNNTTGYSNSAMGAQAMVNNTVGNSNTALGIYSLNNNTTGNSNTSIGSNSLLMNINGNENSAIGNNSLYSNTNGNYNVAIGTYSLYSNSSGNNNTGIGSYTLTTNSTGNNNVAVGLASLNFNTTGNQNTAIGNNSLNNNTIGNQNTSLGSYSLYKSKTGNQNTALGNNSLYNNDSGSNNTASGYNSLYNNVNGNKNSAFGNNALYSLTNGTGNSAFGNESLYFNTGSYNSAYGELSLKSNTTGTNNVAFGSSSLENNKTGSNNIGIGKDASKNNINGENNLSIGTNALTNNNSGNNNTSIGNNSLLNNNGSYNVGVGNNTLNSNVSGNYNTSIGYNAYNAGEYNNSTAIGYNTYISGDNQIRFGNFGITSIGGAVGWSSISDARLKENIKENVVGLDFILQLKPVTYNYNFKRIDPNGSYNNIRYSGFLAQDVEQSAKNVNYDFSGVDTPKNSNDFYSLRYAEFVVPIVKSIQEQQKTIEALKQELELEKQKNEALEKRLKAIEEKLK